The Mangifera indica cultivar Alphonso chromosome 8, CATAS_Mindica_2.1, whole genome shotgun sequence genome has a window encoding:
- the LOC123223402 gene encoding UDP-glycosyltransferase 71B2-like has protein sequence MSDPLEDYAALFQKIAAALPGMETLSSTKQEDMTDMNVRSTTGNASQSQISVSYFYKPGGFTLFVCLLTTRIPHRDCHSESKSAGIIVNTVETLKETTLKAILEGLYTPGEPAPRIYCIGPLIVSRDKSGSGGKKYEYLNRLDLQPKGSVVFLSFGSVGNSQLSS, from the exons ATGAGTGATCCTTTGGAAGATTATGCA GCTCTGTTTCAAAAAATTGCTGCAGCATTGCCTGGAATGGAAACCCTATCTTCAACCAAGCAAGAAGACATGACTGATATGAATGTGAGGTCTACTACTGGAAATGCATCACAGTCCCAAATCTCAGTCAG CTACTTTTACAAGCCTGGGGGCTTCACTTTATTTGTCTGCCTTCTAACAACAAGAATACCACACA GAGACTGCCATTCAGAGTCCAAATCAGCTGGAATCATTGTAAATACAGTTGAAACACTTAAAGAAACAACTCTTAAGGCAATATTAGAGGGACTGTACACTCCTGGAGAGCCAGCTCCGCGAATTTATTGCATAGGGCCATTGATTGTGTCAAGAGATAAAAGTGGAAGTGGTGGAAAGAAGTATGAGTACTTGAATCGGCTTGACTTGCAACCAAAAGGAAGTGTTGTATTCTTGAGCTTTGGTAGTGTGGGAAATTCTCAGCTAAGCAGTTGA
- the LOC123224093 gene encoding nuclear intron maturase 2, mitochondrial-like, with protein MYRRLTIFTHQVLTNSNTISVVCHQPNPLNPRPNGFSFFRLLSFSPVHRRTPDPDDPLNLMKEDGVSVCSQMWIENFREPDRIVTNLTSHLRRLELWVLAYQKVCADEMGAYMPRSAIQKSALEDLLGLRNAVLDNRFKWGARLQFFIKSPKDKTEYESLSKRKIKAILTTTQPAPFQDKIVQEVLLMILEPIYEARFSQKSFAFRPGRNAHTVLRVIRRNFAGYLWYLKGDLSTVLDGMKVGSVVGALMRDVRDKKVIDLVKLALVTPVITSQVDEGEKKKKKKRKYQKKRVLAEDEPKPDPYWLETFFGFAPEEAEKLPSWGHCGILSPLLSNICLDELDRWMEGKIKEFYRPSKTDVIWNSPEGEAEQGNTSWPEFVPTSGPDKTRKMDYVRYGGHILIGVRGPRADAATLRKQLIEFVDQRYMLKLDNESLPIEHITKGIMFLDHVLCRRVVYPTLRYTATGGKIISEKGVGTLLSVTASLKQCIKQFRKLNFLKGDRDPDPQPCFRMFHATQAHTNAQMNKLLATMVEWYRYADNRKKIVNFCSYIIRGSLAKLYAAKYKLRSRAKVYTIGSRNLSRPLKEKKGQSPDYQNLLRMGLVESIDGLLYTRMSLVPETDYSPFPNTWRPDHEKALLEYIKLDDPKTVEEQRNCITEQGLVSPQDYISMLVWNYKRNAIVMDQLSLVKSSISSVDKDQQLLLGLNHENSDNKSKEVEYRGGLHAAGMQDYFILTPLEE; from the coding sequence ATGTATCGTCGCCTCACCATTTTTACTCATCAGGTTCTCACAAATTCCAATACTATCTCTGTTGTATGTCACCAACCAAACCCACTAAACCCTAGGCCAAATGGATTCTCCTTTTTTCGCcttctttcattttctcccGTGCATAGGCGCACGCCGGATCCCGATGACCCTTTAAACTTAATGAAAGAAGACGGTGTCTCCGTTTGTTCACAAATGTGGATTGAGAATTTCCGGGAACCTGATAGAATAGTTACCAATTTAACCTCTCATCTCCGTAGGTTGGAGTTGTGGGTTTTAGCTTACCAAAAGGTATGTGCTGATGAAATGGGGGCGTATATGCCTCGTAGTGCTATACAGAAATCAGCCTTAGAGGATTTGTTGGGGTTGAGAAATGCTGTTCTTGATAATAGGTTTAAATGGGGTGCTAGGttacaatttttcattaaatcgCCTAAAGATAAGACTGAATATGAATCTTTATCCAAGAGGAAGATTAAGGCAATATTGACAACAACACAGCCAGCCCCATTCCAGGATAAGATAGTACAGGAGGTCTTGCTTATGATTTTAGAGCCGATTTATGAGGCTAGATTTTCACAGAAGTCATTTGCATTTAGGCCAGGGAGGAATGCGCACACAGTGTTGAGAGTGATTAGGAGGAACTTTGCGGGGTACTTGTGGTATCTAAAGGGAGATTTGAGTACGGTTTTGGATGGAATGAAGGTGGGTTCGGTGGTAGGTGCTTTGATGAGGGATGTGAGAGATAAGAAGGTGATTGATTTGGTGAAATTGGCTTTGGTAACACCAGTTATCACGAGTCAGGTTGATGagggagagaagaagaaaaagaagaagagaaagtatCAGAAGAAGAGAGTGTTGGCAGAGGATGAGCCAAAGCCTGACCCTTATTGGTTGGAGACCTTTTTTGGGTTTGCTCCCGAGGAGGCAGAGAAGCTTCCTTCATGGGGGCATTGTGGAATTCTTAGCCCCCTTTTGTCAAACATATGTCTTGATGAATTGGACCGTTGGATGGAGGGGAAGATTAAGGAATTTTATCGACCTTCGAAGACTGATGTCATATGGAATAGCCCAGAAGGGGAAGCTGAACAGGGAAATACGTCTTGGCCAGAATTTGTGCCTACTAGTGGGCCAGATAAGACGAGGAAGATGGATTATGTTCGTTATGGAGGTCACATTTTGATTGGTGTCCGTGGGCCAAGGGCCGATGCAGCAACTTTGAGAAAGCAACTAATTGAGTTTGTTGATCAGAGATATATGCTCAAGCTTGACAATGAAAGCCTCCCAATTGAGCACATAACAAAGGGTATAATGTTTCTGGACCATGTGCTGTGTCGGAGAGTTGTTTATCCTACCCTTCGCTACACAGCAACTGGAGGGAAGATTATTAGCGAGAAAGGTGTGGGCACTCTTTTGTCTGTCACTGCTAGCTTGAAACAGTGCATCAAGCAATTTAGGAAGTTGAACTTTCTTAAGGGTGATAGGGATCCAGATCCACAGCCATGTTTCAGAATGTTTCATGCCACTCAAGCCCACACAAATGCGCAAATGAACAAATTGTTGGCAACGATGGTTGAATGGTATAGATATGCTGACAATCGGAAGAAAATTGTGAATTTTTGTTCCTACATCATAAGGGGTTCACTTGCAAAGCTTTATGCTGCAAAATACAAGCTTCGTTCACGAGCAAAGGTTTATACAATTGGTTCCCGGAATCTGAGTCGTCCTCTGAAAGAGAAGAAAGGGCAGTCACCTGATTACCAAAATTTGCTGAGAATGGGGCTTGTTGAATCAATTGATGGACTTTTGTATACTAGAATGTCTCTTGTACCTGAGACCGACTATTCACCTTTCCCAAACACCTGGAGACCTGACCATGAGAAGGCACTGCTTGAATATATAAAGCTTGATGATCCAAAAACTGTGGAAGAGCAACGAAATTGTATTACAGAACAAGGTCTTGTTTCACCCCAGGATTACATTTCAATGCTTGTTTGGAACTACAAAAGAAATGCTATTGTGATGGATCAACTTTCCCTGGTAAAGAGTAGTATCAGCAGTGTGGACAAAGATCAGCAATTGTTATTGGGCTTAAATCATGAGAACTCTGATAACAAGTCAAAAGAAGTGGAATATCGTGGAGGACTTCATGCTGCAGGAATgcaagattattttattttaactccACTTGAAGAGTAA